The following coding sequences are from one Nicotiana tomentosiformis chromosome 3, ASM39032v3, whole genome shotgun sequence window:
- the LOC138908173 gene encoding uncharacterized mitochondrial protein AtMg00810-like encodes MLKEFQAFHANRTWDIVPLPLGKKVIPCKWVYKVKQKSDGPIERYKARLVIRGDSQKEGVDYTEIFSPVIKITTIKCLLSIAAKKGYVSSKTDYSLFTKCSGDSVVVVAIYVDDILLAGTDTVEMLALRSVLDSQFKIKDLGPVHYFLGLEVYQTPHGYLINQLKYTQDLLHEFNCGSLTPVLTPLDFSVKLSLNEGDCLPDPSVYRRLIGKLNFLQHTRPDIAYSTQHLSQFLKDPRVPHMLSAIHVLRYLLNDPGQDILLNNSPDFSLVAYADSDWAACPISKRSVSGFYITLGGSPISWKSKKQPTVSFSSAEAEYRALRKVVAEVS; translated from the exons ATGTTGAAGGAGTTTCAAGCTTTTCATGCAAATAGGACTTGGGACATAGTCCCTCTTCCTCTAGGTAAGAAGGTTATACCTTGTAAATGGGTGTATAAAGTTAAACAGAAATCAGATGGCCCCATTGAGAGGTATAAAGCTAGGTTAGTGATAAGGGGGGATTCCCAGAAAGAGGGTGTGGACTATACTGAGATATTTTCTCCAGTTATTAAAATCACCACCATTAAATGCCTTCTCTCCATTGCTGCCAAAAAGG GGTATGTCTCTAGCAAAACTGATTATTCCTTGTTTACTAAGTGTTCTGGAGATTCTGTTGTTGTTGTAGCTATTTATGTCGATGATATTTTGCTAGCCGGGACTGATACAGTTGAAATGTTAGCCCTTAGATCCGTTTTGGACTCTCAGTTCAAAATTAAAGATCTTGGACCAGTACACTATTTCTTGGGCCTTGAAGTTTATCAGACACCCCATGGTTACCTTATCAACCAGTTGAAGTATACACAGGATCTACTTCATGAGTTTAACTGTGGTTCCTTGACTCCTGTTCTCACCCCTTTAGACTTCTCAGTCAAGCTCTCTCTTAACGAAGGTGATTGTCTTCCAGATCCTTCTGTATATAGACGGCTTATTGGCAAGTTGAATTTTTTACAACACACTAGACCGGATATTGCTTATTCAACTCAACACTTGAGCCAATTTCTCAAGGATCCTAGGGTCCCTCACATGCTCAGTGCTATTCATGTTTTGCGGTACTTACTGAATGATCCTGGGCAAGACATCTTATTAAACAACTCTCCAGATTTTTCTTTGGTTGCATATGCTGATTCTGACTGGGCTGCTTGTCCAATTTCCAAAAGGTCAGTTAGTGGGTTTTACATCACACTTGGGGGTTCTCCTATCTCTTGGAAATCCAAGAAGCAACCAACAGTCTCTTTCTCTTCTGCGGAAGCAGAGTATCGCGCTCTGCGCAAAGTGGTTGCTGAGGTGTCTTGA